Proteins co-encoded in one Fundidesulfovibrio magnetotacticus genomic window:
- the pgsA gene encoding CDP-diacylglycerol--glycerol-3-phosphate 3-phosphatidyltransferase, producing the protein MEGLNLPNILSLARIAVAPVLVAMLYFPGEGMCVAATVVFILASVTDVVDGIIARRMGLVTNLGKFLDPLADKLLICSVLIMLVRLDWVEAWAAAAIIGREMAVTGLRAVASDAGVVIAADRFGKLKTIIQTFALCPLILHYPTWGLDPQPLGLMLFYVALGLTIGSGANYMYTFFRSWPPART; encoded by the coding sequence ATGGAAGGCCTGAACCTGCCCAACATCCTGAGCCTGGCGCGCATCGCCGTGGCGCCCGTGCTGGTGGCGATGCTCTATTTCCCCGGCGAGGGCATGTGCGTGGCCGCCACGGTGGTGTTCATCCTGGCCTCCGTGACCGACGTGGTGGACGGGATCATCGCGCGGCGCATGGGCCTGGTGACCAACCTGGGCAAGTTCCTGGATCCGCTGGCGGACAAGCTGCTCATCTGCTCGGTGCTCATCATGCTTGTGCGCCTGGACTGGGTGGAGGCCTGGGCCGCCGCGGCCATCATCGGGCGCGAAATGGCCGTGACGGGCCTGCGCGCCGTGGCCTCGGACGCGGGCGTGGTGATCGCGGCGGACCGCTTCGGGAAGCTCAAGACCATCATCCAGACGTTCGCCCTGTGCCCGCTCATCCTGCACTACCCGACGTGGGGACTCGACCCGCAGCCGCTGGGGCTCATGTTGTTCTATGTGGCGCTGGGCCTGACCATCGGGTCCGGGGCCAATTACATGTATACGTTTTTCAGGTCCTGGCCTCCGGCCAGGACCTGA
- a CDS encoding Mrp/NBP35 family ATP-binding protein encodes MKIKKKGEESQSACGSCSKASACSSKGSPSGCADEKTARQNARISTALSRITYKLFVMSGKGGVGKSSVAVNLAAALAAMGNKVGILDVDLHGPSVPRMLGLSGNLEASAMGEVSPKAYGENLFVVSMESLLKDPDQAVLWRGPMKTSAIRQFISDVQWGDLDYLVIDSPPGTGDEHMTVLRTIPDALCVVVTTPQEVSLADVRKAINFLQYAKANILGMVENMSGLICPHCTKEIALFKKGGGEELAKKYGIEFLGAVPLDPVTVVAGDVGRPVVLMDEPSPVKEALKSLAANIDRAAKSSIEAHATLRN; translated from the coding sequence ATGAAGATCAAGAAGAAGGGGGAGGAGAGCCAGAGCGCCTGCGGCAGCTGCTCCAAGGCTTCGGCCTGCTCCTCCAAGGGCAGCCCCTCGGGCTGCGCCGATGAGAAGACCGCGCGCCAGAACGCGCGCATCAGCACGGCGCTTTCGCGCATCACCTACAAGCTCTTCGTCATGAGCGGCAAGGGCGGAGTGGGCAAGAGCTCCGTGGCCGTGAACCTGGCCGCCGCCCTGGCCGCCATGGGCAACAAGGTGGGCATCCTGGACGTGGACCTGCACGGCCCCAGCGTGCCGCGCATGCTGGGCCTCTCGGGCAACCTGGAAGCCAGCGCCATGGGCGAGGTTTCGCCCAAGGCCTACGGCGAGAACCTCTTCGTGGTGTCCATGGAATCGCTGCTGAAGGATCCGGACCAGGCCGTGCTCTGGCGCGGCCCCATGAAGACCTCGGCCATCCGCCAGTTCATCTCCGACGTGCAGTGGGGCGACCTGGACTACCTGGTCATCGACTCGCCCCCGGGCACCGGCGACGAACACATGACCGTGCTGCGCACCATCCCCGACGCCCTGTGCGTGGTGGTCACCACGCCCCAGGAAGTCTCCCTGGCCGACGTGCGCAAGGCCATCAACTTCCTGCAGTACGCCAAGGCCAACATCCTGGGCATGGTGGAGAACATGAGCGGGCTCATCTGTCCGCACTGCACCAAGGAGATCGCCCTTTTCAAGAAGGGCGGCGGCGAGGAGCTGGCGAAGAAATACGGCATCGAGTTCCTGGGCGCCGTGCCCCTGGACCCTGTGACGGTGGTCGCCGGCGACGTGGGCAGGCCGGTGGTGCTCATGGATGAACCCTCGCCGGTGAAGGAGGCCCTGAAGTCCCTGGCCGCCAACATCGACCGCGCGGCCAAGTCCAGCATCGAGGCCCACGCCACTCTGAGGAACTGA
- a CDS encoding protein-L-isoaspartate(D-aspartate) O-methyltransferase: MDIDPRRSRERMVREQIIARGVSSPAVLAAVRKTPRHLFVEEALKPQAYEDHPLPIGYGQTISQPYVVAWMTELLDVGPGMKVLEIGTGSGYQTAVLAEMGAQVYSVERVPELHKLAGNRLAAMGLGSVHLKLDDGTMGWPEHAPFERILVTAGGPKVPQSYLEQLADPGLLVMPVGAERRSQTLVMVKKQDGRIGRKTLGQVTFVDLVGKHGW; this comes from the coding sequence GTGGACATCGACCCGAGACGAAGCCGCGAGCGCATGGTGCGCGAACAGATCATCGCCCGTGGGGTAAGCTCCCCGGCGGTGCTGGCGGCCGTGCGCAAGACGCCGCGCCACCTTTTCGTGGAAGAGGCCCTCAAGCCCCAGGCCTACGAGGACCATCCGCTGCCCATCGGATACGGCCAGACCATCTCCCAGCCCTACGTGGTGGCCTGGATGACGGAACTGCTGGACGTGGGCCCGGGCATGAAGGTGCTGGAGATCGGCACGGGCTCGGGCTACCAGACGGCCGTGCTGGCCGAGATGGGCGCGCAGGTGTACAGCGTCGAGCGCGTGCCGGAACTCCACAAGTTGGCGGGAAACCGCCTGGCGGCCATGGGGTTGGGGAGCGTGCACCTCAAGCTTGACGACGGGACCATGGGCTGGCCGGAACACGCGCCCTTCGAGCGCATCCTTGTCACGGCCGGTGGCCCCAAGGTGCCCCAGTCCTACCTGGAGCAGTTGGCCGACCCGGGGCTTCTGGTGATGCCCGTGGGCGCGGAACGGCGCAGCCAGACGCTGGTGATGGTGAAGAAACAAGACGGCAGGATCGGCCGCAAGACCCTGGGCCAGGTGACGTTCGTGGACCTGGTGGGGAAGCACGGCTGGTAG